ACCCCACTCAGGACACTAGGCCCCTGCCACCGTCTCGTCGCAGGCCCGTCTCGGGCTCACCGGAGTACTTGGCGCTTCTCCCAGAGGACTCGGTCACTGCCGGTCTCGGCGGAGGCGGCTCCAGAATCGGGAGCGCACTGGCAGCGGGGTGCTTGATTCGGTCTGGGTCTCGGGAAGGCGCGCGGGTCCTGCCGTCCAGTTGGGCAGGAATTGCTCGAGTTCGCTGCGGTGCAGGGCCGTGTGGCCGCTGCTGCGGGCGTCGTCGTCCAGGATGGTGGAGGGGACCTCGTCCCAGTGGAAGGCGCCGCGCCCGTACTGGTCGATCCGCTCGCGCACGATGATCCGGCCGCCGTCGAGCCACCACCCCTGCGGCGTCTCCGAGCCAGCGGCGATTCTCGCCTCGGGGCGCAGCAGGTAGCGCAGTTTGGCCTGCAGGCCACGGTAGCGGCGCTCCGCGTACTGCTCCCAGGTCTGAGGCGCGGCCCAGGGCAGCGGGTCGAGATCTGCCGTCGCGTCGTGTAGAGCCCCACTCAGCACGCCGGTCGACAGCGCCAGGTGGTCCGCTGGCAGGGGCTCGTCTTGGAGAGCGTCCAGGATGGTGTGGACGTATCGCTTGTAGAGGTGCCCGGTCAGCCGGTCGGTGACGGCGCGGATCCGTTCGTCCTGCTGCTGGCGCATCAGGTGCTTGTACACCGGCAGTGCGGTGTCGGTGTAGATCAGGAGCGCTCGCTTGACGATCTCATCCGCGAAGCCGTGCTCTTGGCGGTTCATCGACAGGACGAACGCGGGGTACTCGTCGAGCCCGGGTGGTGTCTCGTCCTTGATGAAGTCCTTGCCGGTCAGGCCCATGCTCTTGGTCGACACGTCGTCGAAGAAGACGGGGCAGCGCTTGGCGGTGTGGGTGATCTCGAACAGCGCACCGGTCCTGAAGTTGCTCTTCGGCTGGCAGGGTCCGAGCGGGTCGGTGGGGAACATGGAGCGCAGGAGCGTGCGGACGAGGGTGCTCTTGCCGCAGTTGGCCTTGCCGTAGACGATGGCGACGCGTTCGTAGCGGATCACGTCGCGGTTCTGCAGGGCGGCCCGGTTGCGCAGTTCGCAGATGAACGGCGAGAAGTAGAGCCATGCCCACAGGGTGAAGTACTGCGCCTTGAGGTCGCCGATCTGCGCGGCGGTGCCGGCGAAGTTGTCGAAGCCCTGGAAGTAGTCGACCATGAGTCGGGCGTCGGCGGCTGCCAAGTTCGGGTCGTAGGACAGGTCGAAGGGTTTCCCGGCGAACGTCGCGCTGCGGTTGACGCGGTCGAGCGACAGAGCGGCGGGCTCGCGCTCTTCAGGGGGTCGGACGCGCAGCGCCTCGCGGATGTTTCGCTTGTCGGTCCGGGTGAGGGTGTGCTTGCCGGCGCGTGCGGCCGGGACGTGCGAGCCGATCTGGTTGCGGATGATCTTGGCCCGGCGGTCGATCGTCGAGCGGTCATCGAGCCCGCCGCGCGGACCGGCACCGTCGCCGACCACGAGGACCGTGCGTGCCTCGGCATCGCCGAGGACAGGTACGTCGTGCACCTCGATCGGTCGGTTGCGGTCGGTCAGCAATCGCGGGTCGATCAGCTGCGACGCCTGCTCGCGGATCTCGCGGTACTTGCCGCCGTAGTGGATCCAGGCGCCGGGGTCGTCGTCGTACGCGGCGATGGTCTCCTCCTGCCAGCCTCCGAAGGCCTGTTCGGAGAAGTTCGCCGAACCCATGATGATGCGCCGCTGCGGGTCGGTTCCCCCGTCGAGGAGGTACAGCTTCGAGTGTGAGACCTGCCTGTGCAGCACGCGGAAGGTCAACCTGCCCTCGGTCAGTGCCGTGATGACCGATTGCTCGGTCCTCGAGAGGTTGTCGATGAGCACCTTGGCGCTCTGCAGCGCCGCGTATTGTGCAGCCAGCACCTTCTCGATGCGGTCGATGGTTGCCGTCGTGCCGATGATGCACTCGATCTCGTCGAACTCGAAGTCCGTGACCAGCCGGTTCACGGTGCGCAGGTCGACCGAGTAGGTCAGGATCCGACACGAGGTGAACCCGGCGAACAGATCCCACGAGAACTTCCGATCCTCGACGAATCGAGACTGCGCGACACGCAGGCCCGTGCCGTCATCGAGCGTCAGGCCCGGCTGGTCCGTCCGCGGAGAGGCGCCGAGCATGTGTCGTGGATCGGTCTCGGCGCTCCGATCGCCGGTGGCGCTGCCAGGTGGAGGAGGTTGATGGATGGGTAGGACGGACATGGCTCTCCTCGGCGGGTTGCTGGCGGTCGCGGCTGCCCGAGAACCTACGAAGGGGGTGTGACAGTCATGATGTAGTTGTTGGTGGCCGGGCTCGGGAGGATGCGTTGGACCGGGGCGCCCGCGTCCGCGTTCTGATGACGGACTATTTGGCGATCACCGACCCCGACGCCCTGACGCAGCTGGCGGATCTGGCCTCCGGCGGCGACCGGCGACTGGAGGTGCGCCTGTTCGGTGGCGGGTCAGCTGCGTTCCACCCGAAGGCGTACATCGTCTGGTCCAGCGCCGGCGAGGCCGCCGCCGGCTACGTGGGCAGTTCGAACCTCAGCGCCTCCGGCGTCGACGGGGGAGTGGAATGGAACCTCGGCGTCGACCGGGTGGAGCAAGCTGAGGCGTGCGTCGCTGGCTCGTAAAATCCCGGGTCGTGGAGGAACTGATCGATGGCGGGTTGGTCGAATGAGCACGCGTGCTCCGACCGGAGCGAACTGGATTGTGTACGTCGATGGGTTGAACTTCTATTCGGCGGTTCGCGGTCGCCCGGATGCGAAGTGGGTCGATTTCAGAGCCCTGGCTGATCGATTGGTCCCGCGTGCCGGCACCGTGAGCAAGGTGAAGTACTTCACGTCTCAGGTCTCGGAGAAGGCTGCGGAGGATCCCGAGGCGCCGCGGCGCCAGCGTGTGCTCATCCGGGCGGTGCGTGCGACCGGCGTCGAGGTGCTGGAGGGCAGGTTCAAGGTTCCCGACCACTGGCGGGCGATCTCGTCGAAGGGGGACTGGGAGGACCGGCTCCGTCCGCCGCTCCCGGCAGGGATGCTTGAC
Above is a window of bacterium DNA encoding:
- a CDS encoding phospholipase D family protein gives rise to the protein MSVLPIHQPPPPGSATGDRSAETDPRHMLGASPRTDQPGLTLDDGTGLRVAQSRFVEDRKFSWDLFAGFTSCRILTYSVDLRTVNRLVTDFEFDEIECIIGTTATIDRIEKVLAAQYAALQSAKVLIDNLSRTEQSVITALTEGRLTFRVLHRQVSHSKLYLLDGGTDPQRRIIMGSANFSEQAFGGWQEETIAAYDDDPGAWIHYGGKYREIREQASQLIDPRLLTDRNRPIEVHDVPVLGDAEARTVLVVGDGAGPRGGLDDRSTIDRRAKIIRNQIGSHVPAARAGKHTLTRTDKRNIREALRVRPPEEREPAALSLDRVNRSATFAGKPFDLSYDPNLAAADARLMVDYFQGFDNFAGTAAQIGDLKAQYFTLWAWLYFSPFICELRNRAALQNRDVIRYERVAIVYGKANCGKSTLVRTLLRSMFPTDPLGPCQPKSNFRTGALFEITHTAKRCPVFFDDVSTKSMGLTGKDFIKDETPPGLDEYPAFVLSMNRQEHGFADEIVKRALLIYTDTALPVYKHLMRQQQDERIRAVTDRLTGHLYKRYVHTILDALQDEPLPADHLALSTGVLSGALHDATADLDPLPWAAPQTWEQYAERRYRGLQAKLRYLLRPEARIAAGSETPQGWWLDGGRIIVRERIDQYGRGAFHWDEVPSTILDDDARSSGHTALHRSELEQFLPNWTAGPARLPETQTESSTPLPVRSRFWSRLRRDRQ
- a CDS encoding phospholipase D-like domain-containing protein — encoded protein: MEEVDGWVGRTWLSSAGCWRSRLPENLRRGCDSHDVVVGGRAREDALDRGARVRVLMTDYLAITDPDALTQLADLASGGDRRLEVRLFGGGSAAFHPKAYIVWSSAGEAAAGYVGSSNLSASGVDGGVEWNLGVDRVEQAEACVAGS